The following DNA comes from Tunturibacter psychrotolerans.
CAAAGCCGAGTCCGAACGCCTCGGCCTCCCTCTCTTCTTCGTCCTCGCCTCCACCACCCTCCGCAACATAGTCCTCGCCCGACCACAAACCCTAACCCAGCTCAAATCTATTCAGGGCCTAGGCCTCGAAAAAGTAGAAAAATTCGGCCCCGGAATCATAGAAGTCTGCACCACCTGATCTCCACGCCGCATAAGGTAAACTGGCCCCGCTCAGTAGACGAAACTTCGAGCAACATGAGGCCAAATGAACCGCCATCTTTCGGGCAAACTCATCGCCGCATTGATTATGGGATTACTCCTGGGCTTGTCCTTCGTCCACAGTAGTCAGTTGGTAGTTCGACATGGGCGTCAGGCGTTCATGATCGCGCAGGAGCACCGTTTTGATCGCTTCACCTCTGCTCCGCACACCTTCATTCACATCCTTGGCGTCATCATCGCCACCTGCCTGTTCCTCTTCTTCTACGAACTGCTCGCCTTCGGAGCCCAGCGCACCCTCAAAGCTCCCACATCAGTCTTCACTGAAAAATAAGGCGCCAGGTCGCAATCACGGAGGCCAACAATGCCGGACGCAACAGCGGCCAAGAGAATCAGCCCCATATTGGCAGTAGCCGACATGGAAGAGACCGTTGCGTTCTATCGAGAAGTTCTCGGCTTCACACCCATCATGAAGTCGCCGGCGTATTCCATAGTGGAGCGAGACGGCCAAACCATCCACTTTCAAAAAGCCGCGTCAGAGGAAGTCATGAACTGCGTCCGCGGCCACACCGAAATCTACATCGAGGTCTCCGGCATCCATCCCCTGTGGGAGCACGTGAAATCCTTCAAAAATCGCTACACAATCAAAGATCTCTTCGACCGCGACTACGGCATGACCGAATTCCACATCTCCGATCCCAACGACTGCCTGGTATTTGTCGGAGAGCCAATCGCTAAGTAATCACGCGCGCTCGCAAACCCGACTGAATGACTATTCATTTCATGCTTTTTTGTGCTAACGTCCGATAGGACGAGCCAGCCATGACCGAACCCGAGCGCAACTCCGAAACCTCCGACAACGCCCGCCACACCCCCATCTCGATGGACGGCAATCCCACCATCGACGAACGCGCCAATCACTGTTTCGGCTGCGGCCCCGCCAACCCTCAGGGCCTTCATCTCACCTTCACCACCGACACCTCCAACCCCGAGGCCATCACCGCCACCTGCCACTTCCAGCTGGACCGCATGCACGAAGGCCCCCCGGGTCACATCCACGGAGGCATCGTCGCCGCCCTGCTCGACGAAGCCATGAGCAAGCTCAACCGTCCCCTCAACGTCCTCGCCATGACGCGCCACATGGAGATCGACTACCTTCGTCCAGTCCCGCTCTACCAACCGCTCGTCCTCATAGGCCGCCATCTCAACCGCCCCGCGAAAGACGGCACACCAGGCCGCAAACTCTTCCATCAGGCCGAAATCCAACACTCCGATGGCACGGTCCTCGCCCGCAGCAAGGGCCTCTTCATCGCCATCGACGAAAAGCTCCTCTTCGCCGCCGGCATCACCCCACCGCCAGCCTGATCTCCGGCCAACGGCCGAACCCAGGCCCCTTATGATTCCCAGAAAAGGTACACAAGCCACGAAGTGGCCGCCCCACGCGTAGTGGGCCCGTCCGGCGGACGAGCGTCAACAAACTACCCAGCCTCACCCCAATACCCCTGGTCCTCGAGAAAATACTCCTCATCCCAGGTATGCACCATCGTCTTGAAGAACATCCAAACCATTCGCCAATGCCCGAGTTTTTGAAACCGCCGATTCGTCGTCAGCACCCGCCCGCGCACAATCCGAAACCGCTGCCGCGCCACGCCCTTCGACAGCAAATAATCCTCAGCAAACAAAGCCCGCTCATTGAACCCACCCAGCGCCCAAAAAACCTCGCGGTCAAA
Coding sequences within:
- a CDS encoding PaaI family thioesterase — translated: MTEPERNSETSDNARHTPISMDGNPTIDERANHCFGCGPANPQGLHLTFTTDTSNPEAITATCHFQLDRMHEGPPGHIHGGIVAALLDEAMSKLNRPLNVLAMTRHMEIDYLRPVPLYQPLVLIGRHLNRPAKDGTPGRKLFHQAEIQHSDGTVLARSKGLFIAIDEKLLFAAGITPPPA
- a CDS encoding glyoxalase superfamily protein, with the protein product MPDATAAKRISPILAVADMEETVAFYREVLGFTPIMKSPAYSIVERDGQTIHFQKAASEEVMNCVRGHTEIYIEVSGIHPLWEHVKSFKNRYTIKDLFDRDYGMTEFHISDPNDCLVFVGEPIAK